Proteins encoded by one window of Arabidopsis thaliana chromosome 2, partial sequence:
- the PKL gene encoding chromatin remodeling factor CHD3 (PICKLE) — translation MLNCLFLWVILARVFSNFSLVLFHKKMSSLVERLRIRSDRKPVYNLDDSDDDDFVPKKDRTFEQVEAIVRTDAKENACQACGESTNLVSCNTCTYAFHAKCLVPPLKDASVENWRCPECVSPLNEIDKILDCEMRPTKSSEQGSSDAEPKPIFVKQYLVKWKGLSYLHCSWVPEKEFQKAYKSNHRLKTRVNNFHRQMESFNNSEDDFVAIRPEWTTVDRILACREEDGELEYLVKYKELSYDECYWESESDISTFQNEIQRFKDVNSRTRRSKDVDHKRNPRDFQQFDHTPEFLKGLLHPYQLEGLNFLRFSWSKQTHVILADEMGLGKTIQSIALLASLFEENLIPHLVIAPLSTLRNWEREFATWAPQMNVVMYFGTAQARAVIREHEFYLSKDQKKIKKKKSGQISSESKQKRIKFDVLLTSYEMINLDSAVLKPIKWECMIVDEGHRLKNKDSKLFSSLTQYSSNHRILLTGTPLQNNLDELFMLMHFLDAGKFGSLEEFQEEFKDINQEEQISRLHKMLAPHLLRRVKKDVMKDMPPKKELILRVDLSSLQKEYYKAIFTRNYQVLTKKGGAQISLNNIMMELRKVCCHPYMLEGVEPVIHDANEAFKQLLESCGKLQLLDKMMVKLKEQGHRVLIYTQFQHMLDLLEDYCTHKKWQYERIDGKVGGAERQIRIDRFNAKNSNKFCFLLSTRAGGLGINLATADTVIIYDSDWNPHADLQAMARAHRLGQTNKVMIYRLINRGTIEERMMQLTKKKMVLEHLVVGKLKTQNINQEELDDIIRYGSKELFASEDDEAGKSGKIHYDDAAIDKLLDRDLVEAEEVSVDDEEENGFLKAFKVANFEYIDENEAAALEAQRVAAESKSSAGNSDRASYWEELLKDKFELHQAEELNALGKRKRSRKQLVSIEEDDLAGLEDVSSDGDESYEAESTDGEAAGQGVQTGRRPYRRKGRDNLEPTPLMEGEGRSFRVLGFNQSQRAIFVQTLMRYGAGNFDWKEFVPRLKQKTFEEINEYGILFLKHIAEEIDENSPTFSDGVPKEGLRIEDVLVRIALLILVQEKVKFVEDHPGKPVFPSRILERFPGLRSGKIWKEEHDKIMIRAVLKHGYGRWQAIVDDKELGIQELICKELNFPHISLSAAEQAGLQGQNGSGGSNPGAQTNQNPGSVITGNNNASADGAQVNSMFYYRDMQRRLVEFVKKRVLLLEKAMNYEYAEEYYGLGGSSSIPTEEPEAEPKIADTVGVSFIEVDDEMLDGLPKTDPITSEEIMGAAVDNNQARVEIAQHYNQMCKLLDENARESVQAYVNNQPPSTKVNESFRALKSINGNINTILSITSDQSKSHEDDTKPDLNNVEMKDTAEETKPLRGGVVDLNVVEGEENIAEASGSVDVKMEEAKEEEKPKNMVVD, via the exons ATGCTCAATTGTTTATTCTTATGGGTAATTTTGGCTAGGGTTTTTTCCAATTTCTCTCTCGTTCTCTTTCACAAG AAAATGAGTAGTTTGGTGGAGAGGCTTCGCATACGATCTGATAGGAAACCAGTTTATAACCTAgatgattctgatgatgacGACTTCGTTCCTAAAAAAGATCGAACCTTTGAGCAAGTCGAGGCTATTGTCAGAACTGATGCG AAAGAAAATGCATGTCAGGCTTGTGGGGAAAGTACTAATCTTGTAAGCTGCAATACATGCACTTATGCGTTCCATGCTAAATGCTTAGTTCCACCTCTTAAAGATGCTTCCGTGGAAAATTGGAGATGCCCTGAATGT GTTAGTCCTCTTAACGAGATAGATAAGATATTGGATTGTGAAATGCGTCCTACAAAATCTAGTGAACAAGGTTCCTCCGATGCGGAACCGAAGCCAATTTTTGTGAAACAGTATCTCGTGAAGTGGAAGGGATTATCATACCTTCACTGCTCTTG GGTGCCTGAGAAGGAGTTCCAGAAGGCTTATAAGTCAAATCATCGTTTAAAAACCAGAGTGAACAATTTTCACCGTCAAATGGAGTCATTCAATAACAGCGAAGATGATTTTGTTGCCATACGTCCTGAGTGGACCACTGTTGATCGGATTCTTGCCTGCAG AGAGGAAGATGGGGAGCTGGAATATCTTGTCAAATATAAAGAGCTATCCTATGATGAATGTTATTGGGAGTCAGAATCAGACATCTCAACCTTCCAGAATGAAATTCAAAGGTTCAAGGATGTAAATTCTAGAACTCGCAGAAGTAAAGATGTTGACCATAAAAGAAATCCCAGAGACTTTCAACAGTTTGATCATACTCCTGAATTCCTCAAAG GCTTGTTACATCCATACCAGCTTGAGGGACTTAATTTTTTGCGGTTCTCGTGGTCAAAACAGACGCATGTAATCCTTGCTGATGAAATGGGACTAG GCAAGACAATTCAAAGCATTGCCCTTTTAGCTTCACTTTTTGAGGAGAACCTCATTCCGCATTTGGTAATTGCTCCTCTATCGACTCTGCGTAACTGGGAGAGAGAGTTTGCCACATGGGCCCCACAGATGAACGTG GTTATGTATTTTGGCACTGCGCAAGCTCGAGCAGTTATCAGAGAACATGAGTTTTACTTATCGAAAGATcaaaaaaagatcaagaaaaagaaatctgGACAAATAAGTAGCGAAAGCAAGCAAAAAAGAATCAAGTTTGATGTCCTCCTCACATCGTATGAGATGATCAACCTAGATTCAGCAGTTCTAAAACCAATTAAGTGGGAGTGCATG ATTGTTGATGAAGGTCATCGACTGAAAAATAAGGATTCAAAGCTGTTCTCTTCATTGACACAGTATTCAAGTAACCACCGTATTCTTCTGACAGGAACACCACTTCAG AACAACTTGGATGAACTTTTCATGCTCATGCATTTTCTTGATGCGGGGAAG TTTGGAAGTTTGGAGGAGTTCCAGGAGGAGTTCAAAGATATTAATCAAGAGGAGCAGATCTCAAGGTTGCACAAAATGTTGGCTCCACATTTGCTCAGAA GGGTAAAAAAAGACGTAATGAAAGACATGCCCCCCAAAAAGGAGCTCATTTTGCGTGTTGATCTGAGCAGTCTGCAGAAAGAATATTACAAAGCTATTTTTACCCGTAATTATCAAGTATTGACAAAAAAGGGAGGTGCTCAA ATTTCCCTTAATAACATTATGATGGAATTACGAAAAGTATGCTGCCATCCTTATATGCTAGAGGGTGTTGAGCCAGTTATTCACGACGCAAATGAAGCTTTCAA ACAACTTTTGGAGTCTTGTGGAAAGCTGCAACTTCTAGATAAAATGATGGTCAAACTGAAAGAGCAAGGACACAGAGTCCTAATATACACACAGTTTCAGCATATGCTGGACTTACTTGAAGACTACTGTACCCATAAG AAATGGCAGTACGAGCGAATTGATGGAAAGGTTGGCGGAGCTGAGCGGCAAATACGCATAGATCGGTTCAATGCCAAAAATTCtaacaagttttgttttttgctctCCACAAGAGCTGGTGGCTTAGGAATAAATCTTGCAACGGCTGATACAGTAATCATTTATGACAG TGACTGGAATCCTCATGCTGATCTTCAAGCAATGGCTAGAGCTCATCGACTTGGCCAAACAAAtaag GTGATGATTTATAGGCTCATAAACCGAGGCACCATTGAAGAAAGGATGATGCAATtgactaaaaagaaaatggttcTAGAGCATCTTGTTGTTGGGaaactcaaaacacaaaacattaatCAG GAAGAGTTAGATGACATCATCAGGTATGGATCAAAGGAGCTTTTTGctagtgaagatgatgaagcagGAAAGTCTGGAAAAATTCATTATGATGATGCGGCTATAGACAA ATTGCTTGATCGTGATCTCGTGGAGGCAGAGGAAGTCTCAGTGGATGATGAAGAGGAGAATGGATTCTTAAAGGCTTTCAAG GTGGctaattttgaatatatagatGAAAATGAGGCAGCAGCATTAGAGGCACAGAGAGTCGCTGCTGAAAGCAAATCTTCAGCAGGCAATTCTGATAGAGCAAGTTATTGGGAAGAGttgttaaaagataaatttgaGCTGCACCAGGCTGAGGAGCTTAATGCTCTtggaaaaaggaagagaagtcGCAAGCAG TTGGTAtccattgaagaagatgatcttgCTGGTTTGGAAGATGTGAGCTCTGATGGAGATGAAAGTTATGAAGCTGAGTCAACAGATGGTGAAGCAGCAGGACAAGGAGTTCAGACGGGTCGACGGCCGTACAGAAGAAAGGGTCGCG aTAATTTGGAACCAACTCCGTTGATGGAAGGTGAGGGGAGATCTTTCAGAGTACTGGGTTTCAACCAGAGTCAAAGGGCCATTTTTGTACAGACTTTGATGAG GTATGGAGCTGGCAATTTTGATTGGAAGGAGTTTGTTCCTCGCTTAAAGCAGAAGACCtttgaagaaataaatga ATATGGAATACTCTTCTTGAAGCACATTGCTGAAGAAATAGACGAGAATTCTCCAACCTTTTCAG ATGGTGTGCCCAAGGAAGGACTTAGAATAGAAGATGTTCTAGTCAGAATTGCTCTTCTGATACTAGTTCAGGAGAAG GTGAAATTTGTAGAAGATCATCCAGGGAAACCTGTTTTCCCCTCTCGCATTCTTGAAAGATTCCCCGGACTGAGAAGTGGAAAAATTTGGAAGGAGGAACATGACAAGATAATGATACGTGCTGTTTTAAA GCATGGGTACGGACGGTGGCAAGCTATTGTTGATGACAAAGAGTTGGGGATCCAAGAGCTTATCTGCAAAGAATTGAATTTCCCTCACATAAGTTTGTCTGCTGCTGAACAAGCTGGTTTGCAGGGGCAGAATGGTAGTGGGGGCTCTAATCCGGGAGCACAGACTAACCAGAATCCTGGAAGCGTTATTACTGGGAACAATAATGCTTCTGCTGATGGGGCTCAAGTAAACTCGATGTTCTATTATCGGGACATGCAGAGACGACTTGTTGAGTTTGTGAAAAAGCGAGTTCTGCTTTTGGAGAAGGCGATGAATTATGAATACGCAGAGGAATATTAT GGACTTGGTGGCTCATCATCTATCCCTACTGAAGAACCAGAAGCTGAACCAAAGATCGCTGACACAGTGGGAGTGAGCTTTATTGAGGTTGATGATGAAATGCTTGATGGACTTCCTAAGACTGATCCTATCA CTTCAGAAGAAATTATGGGGGCTGCTGTTGACAACAACCAAGCGCGGGTCGAAATAGCTCAACATTATAACCAG ATGTGCAAACTTCTTGATGAGAACGCTCGGGAATCAGTCCAAGCATATGTAAACAACCAACCACCGAGTACCAAGGTGAATGAGAGCTTCCGTGCACTCAAATCTATCAATGGTAACATTAACACAATCCTTTCGATTACATCTGATCAATCCAAGTCACATGAAGACGACACCAAGCCAGACCTAAACAATGTTGAGATGAAGGACACGGCCGAAGAAACAAAACCGTTAAGAGGTGGCGTCGTCGATCTGAATGTGGTGGAGGGAGAGGAGAACATTGCTGAAGCTAGTGGAAGTGTTGATGTAAAAATGGAAgaagccaaagaagaagagaagccaaAGAACATGGTCGTTGATTGA
- the PKL gene encoding chromatin remodeling factor CHD3 (PICKLE), with protein sequence MILRVFSNFSLVLFHKKMSSLVERLRIRSDRKPVYNLDDSDDDDFVPKKDRTFEQVEAIVRTDAKENACQACGESTNLVSCNTCTYAFHAKCLVPPLKDASVENWRCPECVSPLNEIDKILDCEMRPTKSSEQGSSDAEPKPIFVKQYLVKWKGLSYLHCSWVPEKEFQKAYKSNHRLKTRVNNFHRQMESFNNSEDDFVAIRPEWTTVDRILACREEDGELEYLVKYKELSYDECYWESESDISTFQNEIQRFKDVNSRTRRSKDVDHKRNPRDFQQFDHTPEFLKGLLHPYQLEGLNFLRFSWSKQTHVILADEMGLGKTIQSIALLASLFEENLIPHLVIAPLSTLRNWEREFATWAPQMNVVMYFGTAQARAVIREHEFYLSKDQKKIKKKKSGQISSESKQKRIKFDVLLTSYEMINLDSAVLKPIKWECMIVDEGHRLKNKDSKLFSSLTQYSSNHRILLTGTPLQNNLDELFMLMHFLDAGKFGSLEEFQEEFKDINQEEQISRLHKMLAPHLLRRVKKDVMKDMPPKKELILRVDLSSLQKEYYKAIFTRNYQVLTKKGGAQISLNNIMMELRKVCCHPYMLEGVEPVIHDANEAFKQLLESCGKLQLLDKMMVKLKEQGHRVLIYTQFQHMLDLLEDYCTHKKWQYERIDGKVGGAERQIRIDRFNAKNSNKFCFLLSTRAGGLGINLATADTVIIYDSDWNPHADLQAMARAHRLGQTNKVMIYRLINRGTIEERMMQLTKKKMVLEHLVVGKLKTQNINQEELDDIIRYGSKELFASEDDEAGKSGKIHYDDAAIDKLLDRDLVEAEEVSVDDEEENGFLKAFKVANFEYIDENEAAALEAQRVAAESKSSAGNSDRASYWEELLKDKFELHQAEELNALGKRKRSRKQLVSIEEDDLAGLEDVSSDGDESYEAESTDGEAAGQGVQTGRRPYRRKGRDNLEPTPLMEGEGRSFRVLGFNQSQRAIFVQTLMRYGAGNFDWKEFVPRLKQKTFEEINEYGILFLKHIAEEIDENSPTFSDGVPKEGLRIEDVLVRIALLILVQEKVKFVEDHPGKPVFPSRILERFPGLRSGKIWKEEHDKIMIRAVLKHGYGRWQAIVDDKELGIQELICKELNFPHISLSAAEQAGLQGQNGSGGSNPGAQTNQNPGSVITGNNNASADGAQVNSMFYYRDMQRRLVEFVKKRVLLLEKAMNYEYAEEYYGLGGSSSIPTEEPEAEPKIADTVGVSFIEVDDEMLDGLPKTDPITSEEIMGAAVDNNQARVEIAQHYNQMCKLLDENARESVQAYVNNQPPSTKVNESFRALKSINGNINTILSITSDQSKSHEDDTKPDLNNVEMKDTAEETKPLRGGVVDLNVVEGEENIAEASGSVDVKMEEAKEEEKPKNMVVD encoded by the exons atGATATTGCG GGTTTTTTCCAATTTCTCTCTCGTTCTCTTTCACAAG AAAATGAGTAGTTTGGTGGAGAGGCTTCGCATACGATCTGATAGGAAACCAGTTTATAACCTAgatgattctgatgatgacGACTTCGTTCCTAAAAAAGATCGAACCTTTGAGCAAGTCGAGGCTATTGTCAGAACTGATGCG AAAGAAAATGCATGTCAGGCTTGTGGGGAAAGTACTAATCTTGTAAGCTGCAATACATGCACTTATGCGTTCCATGCTAAATGCTTAGTTCCACCTCTTAAAGATGCTTCCGTGGAAAATTGGAGATGCCCTGAATGT GTTAGTCCTCTTAACGAGATAGATAAGATATTGGATTGTGAAATGCGTCCTACAAAATCTAGTGAACAAGGTTCCTCCGATGCGGAACCGAAGCCAATTTTTGTGAAACAGTATCTCGTGAAGTGGAAGGGATTATCATACCTTCACTGCTCTTG GGTGCCTGAGAAGGAGTTCCAGAAGGCTTATAAGTCAAATCATCGTTTAAAAACCAGAGTGAACAATTTTCACCGTCAAATGGAGTCATTCAATAACAGCGAAGATGATTTTGTTGCCATACGTCCTGAGTGGACCACTGTTGATCGGATTCTTGCCTGCAG AGAGGAAGATGGGGAGCTGGAATATCTTGTCAAATATAAAGAGCTATCCTATGATGAATGTTATTGGGAGTCAGAATCAGACATCTCAACCTTCCAGAATGAAATTCAAAGGTTCAAGGATGTAAATTCTAGAACTCGCAGAAGTAAAGATGTTGACCATAAAAGAAATCCCAGAGACTTTCAACAGTTTGATCATACTCCTGAATTCCTCAAAG GCTTGTTACATCCATACCAGCTTGAGGGACTTAATTTTTTGCGGTTCTCGTGGTCAAAACAGACGCATGTAATCCTTGCTGATGAAATGGGACTAG GCAAGACAATTCAAAGCATTGCCCTTTTAGCTTCACTTTTTGAGGAGAACCTCATTCCGCATTTGGTAATTGCTCCTCTATCGACTCTGCGTAACTGGGAGAGAGAGTTTGCCACATGGGCCCCACAGATGAACGTG GTTATGTATTTTGGCACTGCGCAAGCTCGAGCAGTTATCAGAGAACATGAGTTTTACTTATCGAAAGATcaaaaaaagatcaagaaaaagaaatctgGACAAATAAGTAGCGAAAGCAAGCAAAAAAGAATCAAGTTTGATGTCCTCCTCACATCGTATGAGATGATCAACCTAGATTCAGCAGTTCTAAAACCAATTAAGTGGGAGTGCATG ATTGTTGATGAAGGTCATCGACTGAAAAATAAGGATTCAAAGCTGTTCTCTTCATTGACACAGTATTCAAGTAACCACCGTATTCTTCTGACAGGAACACCACTTCAG AACAACTTGGATGAACTTTTCATGCTCATGCATTTTCTTGATGCGGGGAAG TTTGGAAGTTTGGAGGAGTTCCAGGAGGAGTTCAAAGATATTAATCAAGAGGAGCAGATCTCAAGGTTGCACAAAATGTTGGCTCCACATTTGCTCAGAA GGGTAAAAAAAGACGTAATGAAAGACATGCCCCCCAAAAAGGAGCTCATTTTGCGTGTTGATCTGAGCAGTCTGCAGAAAGAATATTACAAAGCTATTTTTACCCGTAATTATCAAGTATTGACAAAAAAGGGAGGTGCTCAA ATTTCCCTTAATAACATTATGATGGAATTACGAAAAGTATGCTGCCATCCTTATATGCTAGAGGGTGTTGAGCCAGTTATTCACGACGCAAATGAAGCTTTCAA ACAACTTTTGGAGTCTTGTGGAAAGCTGCAACTTCTAGATAAAATGATGGTCAAACTGAAAGAGCAAGGACACAGAGTCCTAATATACACACAGTTTCAGCATATGCTGGACTTACTTGAAGACTACTGTACCCATAAG AAATGGCAGTACGAGCGAATTGATGGAAAGGTTGGCGGAGCTGAGCGGCAAATACGCATAGATCGGTTCAATGCCAAAAATTCtaacaagttttgttttttgctctCCACAAGAGCTGGTGGCTTAGGAATAAATCTTGCAACGGCTGATACAGTAATCATTTATGACAG TGACTGGAATCCTCATGCTGATCTTCAAGCAATGGCTAGAGCTCATCGACTTGGCCAAACAAAtaag GTGATGATTTATAGGCTCATAAACCGAGGCACCATTGAAGAAAGGATGATGCAATtgactaaaaagaaaatggttcTAGAGCATCTTGTTGTTGGGaaactcaaaacacaaaacattaatCAG GAAGAGTTAGATGACATCATCAGGTATGGATCAAAGGAGCTTTTTGctagtgaagatgatgaagcagGAAAGTCTGGAAAAATTCATTATGATGATGCGGCTATAGACAA ATTGCTTGATCGTGATCTCGTGGAGGCAGAGGAAGTCTCAGTGGATGATGAAGAGGAGAATGGATTCTTAAAGGCTTTCAAG GTGGctaattttgaatatatagatGAAAATGAGGCAGCAGCATTAGAGGCACAGAGAGTCGCTGCTGAAAGCAAATCTTCAGCAGGCAATTCTGATAGAGCAAGTTATTGGGAAGAGttgttaaaagataaatttgaGCTGCACCAGGCTGAGGAGCTTAATGCTCTtggaaaaaggaagagaagtcGCAAGCAG TTGGTAtccattgaagaagatgatcttgCTGGTTTGGAAGATGTGAGCTCTGATGGAGATGAAAGTTATGAAGCTGAGTCAACAGATGGTGAAGCAGCAGGACAAGGAGTTCAGACGGGTCGACGGCCGTACAGAAGAAAGGGTCGCG aTAATTTGGAACCAACTCCGTTGATGGAAGGTGAGGGGAGATCTTTCAGAGTACTGGGTTTCAACCAGAGTCAAAGGGCCATTTTTGTACAGACTTTGATGAG GTATGGAGCTGGCAATTTTGATTGGAAGGAGTTTGTTCCTCGCTTAAAGCAGAAGACCtttgaagaaataaatga ATATGGAATACTCTTCTTGAAGCACATTGCTGAAGAAATAGACGAGAATTCTCCAACCTTTTCAG ATGGTGTGCCCAAGGAAGGACTTAGAATAGAAGATGTTCTAGTCAGAATTGCTCTTCTGATACTAGTTCAGGAGAAG GTGAAATTTGTAGAAGATCATCCAGGGAAACCTGTTTTCCCCTCTCGCATTCTTGAAAGATTCCCCGGACTGAGAAGTGGAAAAATTTGGAAGGAGGAACATGACAAGATAATGATACGTGCTGTTTTAAA GCATGGGTACGGACGGTGGCAAGCTATTGTTGATGACAAAGAGTTGGGGATCCAAGAGCTTATCTGCAAAGAATTGAATTTCCCTCACATAAGTTTGTCTGCTGCTGAACAAGCTGGTTTGCAGGGGCAGAATGGTAGTGGGGGCTCTAATCCGGGAGCACAGACTAACCAGAATCCTGGAAGCGTTATTACTGGGAACAATAATGCTTCTGCTGATGGGGCTCAAGTAAACTCGATGTTCTATTATCGGGACATGCAGAGACGACTTGTTGAGTTTGTGAAAAAGCGAGTTCTGCTTTTGGAGAAGGCGATGAATTATGAATACGCAGAGGAATATTAT GGACTTGGTGGCTCATCATCTATCCCTACTGAAGAACCAGAAGCTGAACCAAAGATCGCTGACACAGTGGGAGTGAGCTTTATTGAGGTTGATGATGAAATGCTTGATGGACTTCCTAAGACTGATCCTATCA CTTCAGAAGAAATTATGGGGGCTGCTGTTGACAACAACCAAGCGCGGGTCGAAATAGCTCAACATTATAACCAG ATGTGCAAACTTCTTGATGAGAACGCTCGGGAATCAGTCCAAGCATATGTAAACAACCAACCACCGAGTACCAAGGTGAATGAGAGCTTCCGTGCACTCAAATCTATCAATGGTAACATTAACACAATCCTTTCGATTACATCTGATCAATCCAAGTCACATGAAGACGACACCAAGCCAGACCTAAACAATGTTGAGATGAAGGACACGGCCGAAGAAACAAAACCGTTAAGAGGTGGCGTCGTCGATCTGAATGTGGTGGAGGGAGAGGAGAACATTGCTGAAGCTAGTGGAAGTGTTGATGTAAAAATGGAAgaagccaaagaagaagagaagccaaAGAACATGGTCGTTGATTGA